The Spirosoma oryzicola region GCTTCGATCTCATCCAATACCATATGCAGCGGAGCGCCCATTTTGATCGTACCCAAGCTTTTTACTTCCTGCGAACGGGCAATGATCGACCTGTCATTGTTGCCTACTACAACTAACGGTTTATCGTCTAGGCTTGGGTCGAAACTCCGTTCAACGGAGCAATACATATTGTTCACATCAACGAGTGCGTACATGGTCTTTGGCGGCTAGTAGTTCTTCCTGGCTCCACTTTTTAGGCTTTGAGACAAAGTGCGTCACCTTGCCCAGCACTTTGAATTGATCGACTTCGGGGTGTACGTAGATGGGTAAATAGTCGGGATTACTCGGAAACAGGGTAATCATTTTGCCGGAGCGAACAAACCGTTTGACAAAACAGTCTCCATTCACCCAGCCAACCACAATATCACCCGTACTGATAGGAATAGACGAATCGACTACGAGAATAGTACCGGGCCGGATTTCATCATTGATCATTGAGTCGCCTTCGACAAACACAAAGTAGGTAGTATCAACGTGTTCAACACAGAGATCCTGAAGGTTCAACCGCTGCTCAATGTGGGTTTCGGCAGGGTTACCAAATCCGGCGGAAACGGCAGAGCCAAACAAGGGAATAGGAACCCGTTGATTCGTGTCAACCTGCCATATATTTTCGTCGGGAATCGGATCAATGGTGTCTCTCATAGCGCCCTCTACTTACATAAAAGTGCTATAATATAGTTTTGTTATATTCTTCGCAAATTCTTATAGGATTATGATATAAATATGGAGCAATATCTTATTTTTAAGCCTGATAAGAACCCTATATGAACTACTATCTACGCTTTTTACGCTACGACAATCCGAGTCGTCAAACGACTACCCAAATTCATCCTGATATTGTGCAAGCAGACTTGCCTCGATTTGGCTACGGCCATATTGTACGGGTGGGTGACGATGCCGACGACCCTAAAACATGGCCGGTTTATATCGTAGCTCATATTGCTCACATGAAGCAAATAGCTGACCCTAAAGAAGCAGGGAAGAACGCCTTGCTGTATACTGTGTATTTGGCTAGGTACGAAGAGTGGCCGCAGTTTAAGCTGCCTGAAATGGTGTTAGAGCCGATTGGTGGAGAGTTGAAGTAACAAACAACGCCCGACAAAAAATCATTTTGTCGGGCGTTGTGTTGGTTGCGTAGTACCGCTTTGTAAGTGCCAACAATAGAATGAAAGCGGTCTAAT contains the following coding sequences:
- a CDS encoding LexA family protein, yielding MRDTIDPIPDENIWQVDTNQRVPIPLFGSAVSAGFGNPAETHIEQRLNLQDLCVEHVDTTYFVFVEGDSMINDEIRPGTILVVDSSIPISTGDIVVGWVNGDCFVKRFVRSGKMITLFPSNPDYLPIYVHPEVDQFKVLGKVTHFVSKPKKWSQEELLAAKDHVRTR